In Xiphias gladius isolate SHS-SW01 ecotype Sanya breed wild chromosome 16, ASM1685928v1, whole genome shotgun sequence, a genomic segment contains:
- the tlk1a gene encoding LOW QUALITY PROTEIN: serine/threonine-protein kinase tousled-like 1 (The sequence of the model RefSeq protein was modified relative to this genomic sequence to represent the inferred CDS: deleted 2 bases in 2 codons): protein MSVQSSGSLEGTPSWSQLSTSPTRTVFQQHTTAEVKAREGTMEELHSLDPRRQELLEARFMGGVSGSTGGSTGSTSGGTKGLTNNECSNHSFGSLGSSSDKESEGSDVKRGSSPAYSTPEKKQSETTRGRKRKPEIQSDSSQGKSIVRGPKISDYFDFQGGNGSSPVRGLPPVIRSPQNSHSYSTQGIAVRQNSSSPTSLSFGDHMTHPKQLAVKSVQTDLTVLKLAALESTKNLDLEKKEGRIDDLLRANCDLRRQIDEQQKLLEKYKERLNKCITMSKKLLIEKSTQEKQACREKSMQDRLRLGHFTTVRHGASFTEQWTDGYAFQNLVKQQEWINQQREDIERQRKLLAKRKPPSSSNSQAPTTNSEPKQRKTKAVNGADSDPFLKPSLPQLLTLAEYHEQEEIFKLRLGHIKKEEAEIQAELERLERVRNLHIRELKRINNEDSSQFKDHPTLNERYLLLHLLGRGGFSEVYKAFDLIEQRYAAVKIHQLNKNWREEKKENYHKHACREYRIHKELDHPRIVKLYDYFSLDTDTFCTVMEYCDGNDLDFYLKQHKLMTEKEARSIVMQIVNALKYLNEIKPPIIHYDLKPGNILLVDGTACGEIKITDFGLSKIMDDDNYDVDGMDLTSQGAGTYWYLPPECFVVGKEPPKISNKVDVWSVGVIFFQCLYGRKPFGHNQSQQDILQENTILKATDVQFPVKPVASNEAKAFIRRCLAYRKEDRIDVHQLGSDPYLLPHMRRSSSSGNLQMSAAGSGPASSSIISY, encoded by the exons ATGAGTGTCCAAAGTAGTGGAAGTTTGGAGGGGACGCCATCT TGGTCCCAGCTCTCCACGTCCCCAACACGGACTGTGTTT CAGCAACATACCACGGCAGAGGTGAAGGCCCGGGAAG GTACCATGGAGGAGCTGCACAGCCTGGACCCCCGGAgacaggagctgctggaggcaCGCTTTATGGGCGGGGTCAGCGGCAGCACAGGGGGTAGCACTGGCAGCACAAGCGGGGGAACCAAA ggTTTGACCAATAATGAATGTTCAAATCACAGTTTTGGAAGTCTGGGATCTTCAAGCGACAAGGAGTCAGAG GGTTCCGATGTGAAAAGAGGCAGTTCTCCTGCTTATTCG accccagagaaaaaacagtcagaaacaaccagaggcagaaaaaggaaacCTGAGATCCAATCAGATAGCAGCCAAG GAAAATCAATTGTGCGAGGACCCAAAATAAGTGATTATTTCGAT TTCCAGGGAGGAAATGGGTCCAGTCCTGTGAGAGGTCTCCCACCAGTGATTCGCTCGCCCCAGAACTCACATTCCTACTCCACTCAGGGCATTGCT GTTAGACAAAATAGCTCATCTCCTACTAGTCTATCTTTTGGGGACCACATGACGCATCCAAAGCAACTAGCAGTCAAATCTGTTCAG ACTGACCTTACAGTGTTGAAATTGGCTGCCCTTGAAAGCACTAAGAATCTAGACCTTGAGAAGAAGGAGGGCAGAATAGATGATTTACTAAGG GCAAACTGTGATCTCAGGAGACAGATAGATGAACAACAAAAATTACTTGAAAAGTACAAGGAACGCTTGAATAAATGCATCACCATGAGCAAGAAGTTGCTTATAGAAAAG AGCACCCAAGAGAAGCAGGCCTGTCGGGAGAAGAGCATGCAGGATAGACTACGTTTAGGCCATTTCACTACAGTGAGACATGGAGCCTCGTTCACAGAACAATGGACAGACGGCTATGCCTTCCAAAACCTTGTGAA ACAGCAAGAGTGGATAAACCAACAGAGAGAGGACATTGAGAGGCAAAGAAAACTTCTAGCCAAGAGAAAACCTCCATCCTCCAGTAACTCCCAAGCACCAACCACAAACTCAGAGCCAAAGCAACGCAAAACCAAGGCAGTGAATGGAGCAGATAGTGATCCCTTTCTAAAACCCAGCCTACCTCAGCT GCTGACACTAGCAGAGTACCATGAACAGGAGGAGATCTTCAAATTGCGACTCGGACATATCAAGAAG GAAGAAGCTGAGATCCAGGCGGAGCTGGAGCGTCTGGAGAGAGTGCGCAACCTTCACATTCGGGAGCTGAAGAGAATAAATAATGAAGACAGCTCACA ATTTAAAGATCACCCAACACTGAATGAACGATATCTGCTCCTGCACCTTCTAGGGAGAGGGGGCTTTAGTGAAGTTTATAAG GCTTTTGACTTGATTGAGCAACGATATGCTGCTGTGAAAATCCACCAACTTAACAAGAactggagagaagagaaaaaggagaactATCACAA GCATGCATGCCGAGAGTACAGAATACACAAGGAGCTGGACCATCCCCGAATTGTGAAACTTTACGACTACTTctcactggacacagacac GTTTTGCACCGTTATGGAGTACTGCGATGGCAACGACTTGGATTTCTACTTGAAGCAGCATAAGTTAATGACTGAGAAGGAAGCACGGTCCATAGTCATGCAGATTGTGAATGCACTAAAATACCTGAATGAAATCAAACCCCCAATCATCCATTATGACCTCAAGCCAG GCAATATCTTGTTGGTTGATGGTACAGCCTGTGGGGAAATCAAAATCACTGATTTTGGTTTGTCCAAAATCATGGATGATGACAACTATGATGTGGATGGGATGGACCTGACATCACAAGGTGCAGGGACCTATTG GTATTTGCCTCCTGAATGCTTTGTGGTTGGTAAAGAACCTCCAAAGATCTCCAACAAGGTGGATGTGTGGTCTGTGGGCGTTATCTTTTTCCAGTGTCTGTATGGAAGGAAG CCTTTTGGCCACAATCAGTCACAACAGGACATCCTGCAGGAGAACACCATACTCAAAGCTACCGATGTCCAGTTCCCTGTCAAGCCTGTTGCTAGTAATGAAGCAAAG GCCTTCATAAGGCGGTGCCTGGCATACAGGAAGGAGGACCGGATTGACGTTCACCAGCTGGGAAGCGACCCCTACCTGCTCCCTCACATGCGGAGGTCAAGCTCCTCTGGAAATCTGCAGATGAGTGCTGCTGGCTCAGGACCAGCCTCCTCAAGTATCATTTCTTATTGA